The DNA sequence GTCCGTTCCTAGTGTCTTCATAAAACCACCTGCAGCAGAACTCATACAGAATCGACCATTATAATCGATATAACGTGTTCCTAACACGGCACGAGCATATTTACCGACGAGATAACATTTTTCATTTGTCATTGATACTCCGCCAAATACACTTACCGCATCTTTTCCATGTTCTTTTTGGATACGTTGAAAGTTTTGCGCGATAAGGTCTAATGCCTCATCCCAGCTTGATTCGACAAACTGGCCATTTTTCTTGATAAGCGGCTTAAGAATTCGTTCTTCATGGTCGATCGTTTGATAGGCTGTTACCCCTTTTGGACACATTTTACCCATCGTAACCGGCCAATCATAGCGTGGCTCAACCCCAACTACCTTCCCTGATTTTTCGTTTACACGGATATGCATTCCACATTGCATTCCACAGTAACAGCAATGTGTCGTAATCATTTTTTCACCTTTATGGTGTAGATTCTGTACGCCTTCTTTTACTAAAAACTCCGTCATGATTTGTCCTCCTCACTTTTATAAAACTGTTCTGAACGTGGTTGACTAAAACCTGGTATATGAATTCCATTATTCGTTTGAATCGGTGAAGCTGGGTCAAATTGAGGTGTTGCATTTAAATGATTCATTACTCTCATCCGACGGCGACAGGCCGGGCAATATTCTGCTAGGTACGTTCCGTCTTGTAATTTAAGGTCAAATGCTTGAACCCCAAGTATTTCTTTTACATCATCAATTTGATCATCACTGCTGTACGCTGTTCCACATTTCGCACATGGCTTCGTATCAACCTTAAACTCTTCTTGATAATTCATTGGTACCGCAACCGCTAGTGGGCGAATCGGTAAGTGAAATAGCTTACCAAACGGGAAGTATACTAAGAAGATAACTACTGTAATTTGGTGGAATAACGCTAAATATGGGTGCATCCAACCACCTAAGAATTTATAAGAAACCGTTAATGCTAAACCGGATACTGTTACAATTAAAAGGACATATAATGGAAATAAATCAAATTCCACACGCTGCGTTACTTTAAGGTCTTTATTGTTTGAGCGACGAATCATCGCCATTACCACACCAGCTAATACCATTAATGCTGTAATATTAAGACCTTCAAAAATCATACTAGCAAGCAATCCATCTGCAGCCATTGATATCGTTGGAATTCCCATCACTACGAGTTGATATGTCGTTGGGTCAATTAGATTAAAGTGCATCCACCCGAAGGTTAATCCAAACGTGATCCCAAACGACCCAATACAGCCCCACGCGATAAGCCAGTGCATGATTCCTCTGTAAATCCCACGTTTGAAGATAAATTTTTGTAAAAAGATATTTTCAAATGCAGTAATTGCTATCGCTTTCCAATTTCGTTTTTGTCTTTTTTTAGACTTTATATTTTTCAAACTTCTTTTCATGACTTGATGTGTAGCTGGACGAATCGCCCATGCGCAAATGCGAACTGTGATTCCTATTGCAAATATAAAAGAAGATATTAAATATCCAAAAAGCATTAAATCAATGTGAGAAAACTGTTTAGTCCCTATCCACATAAGTGCAATCAGTACTAAGACAACAAAGAAAGCATACATACTTGTTTTCGAATAAAATGACCGTTCTAGTTGATTCATCTATCATTCACTCCCTAAAGAACATCCTTAGTAATTTGTTATCCTTATTGTAATTTCACAGCTTTTTTCAAACTGTGATAATTATCACTAGATAAAAGACACATTGTTTTAAAACGTGACAAAACTATGACATTCAAACTATAAAAAAAGAGCATGGGCCTGATGAGACCGATGCTCTTGCAATGTACATTTGGAATTATGTCTATTTATTGACATCCTTGATAGGTTTAATTGAATCGTACAATTCTGTTTCTATTTGTTTGGAAAACGATATTCTTTTCTCTTCAGAAAGCTGCAAGTATTCTGTAATAAACTGCAACACTCTTTCTTTCCATTTCCATACAAACTCTGGTTTGAAATATAAAGCCCCTGTTCTTCTTATAAAAAAGTCAGATGGTGTTATCACCATCTCATGCTCAAGTCCATATAAAAGAGAACCAAAAAGATGCAAAGGCAACTTTGATTGCCGATTCAATTCTTTCTTATGAATGATATTGTCATATATATAGGAAATATTAGAACCATAACAATCAACTAAGTTTCTTGCTACAGTTGCGGACAACCCTATTTTTATCCCTATGTCAATTTGCTTTTCGATAAAAGCTGGAAATTGCGCTGTGCCGCCGACCTCTCCTCCAGATAATGTAACCTTAGCCGTCGAGCAAGGAGGATAGGTTACCCCAGTCTCTTTCTTTAGTTGTTTAACAATTACATCAACAACCTTCTCCGCCATTTTTCGATACCCTGTCAACTTGCCTCCCGCTATCGTAATCAGACCTGAATGAGAAAGAAATAATTCGTCCTTCCGAGAAATATCAGATGGCTTTTTTCCTTCCTCATGAATCAATGGACGTAAGCCCGACCAACTCGATTCTATATCTTCAGCTTTGAGTGTAAGCGACGGAAACATCGCATTTGTTGCTTCTAACAAATAGGTCAAGTCCTCTTCAGTCATTTGTGGGTGAACAGGGTCTTCGTGAAAGACCGTATCAGTAGTTCCAACATAGGTCTTATCTCCTCTTGGAATCGCAAAAATCATCCGACCATCTTTAAAGGGTGTATCGAAATAAACCGCTTGTTGTAAAGGGAATTTCGATTTATCGAAGACAATATGAACTCCTTTGGTTAAGAAAAGGTGCTTCCCTTCCTTTGATTGGTCTTTCTCTCGAATAAAATCAACCCAAGGTCCAGTGGCATTTACGACTTTTTTTGCTTTAATATGAAATGTGTCGCCTGTTAATCCATCAACGGCTTCAACTCCACTGACCTTCCCTTGCTCATAAAGAAGTGTATTTGCCTTCACGTAGTTTACGGCTAGAGCCCCTTTATCAACAGCTGTTTTAATAATTTCAATCGTTAACCTCGCATCATCTGTGCGATATTCCACATAATTTCCTGCACCTTTTAAGCCTTTAGTTTTAAGTAAAGGTTCTTTCGACTTGGCTTGTGTAGGCGAGAGCATGATTCTTCGTTCAGTTTTTTTTACCTTTGCTAATATATCGTAAAGCGATAATCCTAAAGATGTACTCCACTTACCAAAAGTTCCGCCTTTATAAATAGGTAACATCATCCATATTGGAGTTGTTACATGGGGGGCATTCTCATAGACGATAGCACGCTCTTTCCCTACCTCAGAAACAAGTTTAAATTCCAGTTGTTTTAAGTATCGAAGGCCTCCATGGATTAGTTTTGTAGAACGACTTGACGTACCTGCTGCAAAATCTTGCATTTCGATTAAACCGGTCGATAACCCGCGAACCTGTGCATCAAGGGCAATTCCGGATCCGGTTATCCCTCCTCCAATCACTAACACATCTACTTTTACATCCTTTAGTTTCATTATCGTGCGTATCCGTTTTTCGTTGTCCATACAACCTTCCTTTCAACCCATGTTACTAAGAATGTATGCACATCAAAAAGAGACAACAACAGATTTTTTACACTCAATCTGTTTGTCGCCTCATAGATTTTATCTATTTAAAAGCCATTGTTGCCTTGATTGCTTTTTGCCACCCGTCATATAGTCTTGTTCTTATGTCTTCTTCCATAACTGGGCTAAACGTTTGCTCTACTTTCCAATTTGTCGCAATGTCATCCTTACTTTCCCAAAATCCAACAGCGAGACCAGCTAAGTAAGCTGCTCCTAGAGCTGTCGTTTCATTTACTTCAGGTCGCTCAACTTCCACATCAAGGATGTCCGCCTGGAATTGCATTAGAAAATTATTCTTCACAGCTCCTCCGTCTGTTCGAAGTTTCTTTAAGGCTATCCCTGAGTCAGCTTCCATCGCTTGAAGGACATCTTTGGTTTGATAGGCTAACGATTCTAATGTTGCACGTATAAAATGCTCTTTTGAAGTGCCTCTTGTTATACCAAAAATCGCTCCACGAGCTTCACTATCCCAGTACGGAGTTCCTAAACCTACGAAGGCAGGAACAATATAAACTCCATCCGTTGAGGCAACTTTTGTCGCATATGCTTCCGTATCTGGAGCAGATTTAATCATACGAAGCCCATCCCGGAGCCATTGTACAGCAGATCCTGCCACAAAAATACTTCCTTCGAGTGCATATTCCACTTTTCCGTTTATTCCCCAGGCAATTGTCGTAAGAAGTCCATTTTCAGAAGGAACTGCTTTTTCACCCGTATTCATCAACATGAAACAGCCAGTACCATATGTATTTTTAGCCATTCCCTTTTCAAAGCAAGCCTGACCAAATAAGGCAGCTTGCTGGTCACCCGCAACTCCGGCAAGTGGAATTTGTTGTCCAAAGAAATGTGTGTCTGTCGTATGACCATAGACTTCAGAGGATGAACGAACCTCAGGTAACATCGAATGAGGAACTTCTAAAATCCTCAATAACTCTTCATCCCACTTCAAATCATATATATTGTACATCAATGTCCTTGAGACGTTTGTATAATCGGTAACATGTGTTTTCCCATCAGTAAACTTCCAAATCAGCCATGAATCAATCGTTCCAAAAAGCAGGTCACCTCTAGTCGCCTTTTCTCTTGCGCCCTCAACATGGTCTAGTATCCATTTCACTTTTGTTCCTGAAAAATAGGGGTCAATAAGAAGTCCCGTTTTAGAACGAAATAAGTCGTCATGCCCTTCTTCTTTTAGTTGGTCACATATCGTTGCCGTTTGTCTAGATTGCCATACAATCGCATGATAAATTGGTTT is a window from the Bacillus alkalicellulosilyticus genome containing:
- the glpK gene encoding glycerol kinase GlpK, coding for MEKSYILALDQGTTSTRAILFNKKGEIVHSSQKEFTQFFPQPGWVEHDANEIWGSVLSVIASVLSEAEVQPEAIASIGITNQRETAVVWDKHTGKPIYHAIVWQSRQTATICDQLKEEGHDDLFRSKTGLLIDPYFSGTKVKWILDHVEGAREKATRGDLLFGTIDSWLIWKFTDGKTHVTDYTNVSRTLMYNIYDLKWDEELLRILEVPHSMLPEVRSSSEVYGHTTDTHFFGQQIPLAGVAGDQQAALFGQACFEKGMAKNTYGTGCFMLMNTGEKAVPSENGLLTTIAWGINGKVEYALEGSIFVAGSAVQWLRDGLRMIKSAPDTEAYATKVASTDGVYIVPAFVGLGTPYWDSEARGAIFGITRGTSKEHFIRATLESLAYQTKDVLQAMEADSGIALKKLRTDGGAVKNNFLMQFQADILDVEVERPEVNETTALGAAYLAGLAVGFWESKDDIATNWKVEQTFSPVMEEDIRTRLYDGWQKAIKATMAFK
- a CDS encoding MFS transporter — its product is MNQLERSFYSKTSMYAFFVVLVLIALMWIGTKQFSHIDLMLFGYLISSFIFAIGITVRICAWAIRPATHQVMKRSLKNIKSKKRQKRNWKAIAITAFENIFLQKFIFKRGIYRGIMHWLIAWGCIGSFGITFGLTFGWMHFNLIDPTTYQLVVMGIPTISMAADGLLASMIFEGLNITALMVLAGVVMAMIRRSNNKDLKVTQRVEFDLFPLYVLLIVTVSGLALTVSYKFLGGWMHPYLALFHQITVVIFLVYFPFGKLFHLPIRPLAVAVPMNYQEEFKVDTKPCAKCGTAYSSDDQIDDVKEILGVQAFDLKLQDGTYLAEYCPACRRRMRVMNHLNATPQFDPASPIQTNNGIHIPGFSQPRSEQFYKSEEDKS
- a CDS encoding glycerol-3-phosphate dehydrogenase/oxidase — its product is MDNEKRIRTIMKLKDVKVDVLVIGGGITGSGIALDAQVRGLSTGLIEMQDFAAGTSSRSTKLIHGGLRYLKQLEFKLVSEVGKERAIVYENAPHVTTPIWMMLPIYKGGTFGKWSTSLGLSLYDILAKVKKTERRIMLSPTQAKSKEPLLKTKGLKGAGNYVEYRTDDARLTIEIIKTAVDKGALAVNYVKANTLLYEQGKVSGVEAVDGLTGDTFHIKAKKVVNATGPWVDFIREKDQSKEGKHLFLTKGVHIVFDKSKFPLQQAVYFDTPFKDGRMIFAIPRGDKTYVGTTDTVFHEDPVHPQMTEEDLTYLLEATNAMFPSLTLKAEDIESSWSGLRPLIHEEGKKPSDISRKDELFLSHSGLITIAGGKLTGYRKMAEKVVDVIVKQLKKETGVTYPPCSTAKVTLSGGEVGGTAQFPAFIEKQIDIGIKIGLSATVARNLVDCYGSNISYIYDNIIHKKELNRQSKLPLHLFGSLLYGLEHEMVITPSDFFIRRTGALYFKPEFVWKWKERVLQFITEYLQLSEEKRISFSKQIETELYDSIKPIKDVNK